The window TCTTATGTACATTCGATCCTACACTATCAACCTGCCAGGAATCAGGGATGCATCGCTCTCGAGGAGTTATCCTTTTTCGCTGGCTTTGGTAAAGAATTGTTCCTTTGATGGTGACCTCAGCCAATCGCCACTATCAGCAGAGGTTGTGTGAAGCATGCACCCTTTGATTATGAATTGACAATAGAAATAGTTAGAAATTACATCTTACACTTTTATATTAACTAAGAACTGTTAAGAGTCGATAGATATCTCGTAGATCATCAAATGTAGGGTAGAGCCACCCTTGGGCTAGGGTGGGCTCTAGCCCCACCTActttataatataataataataataataataataataataataataatagcttTGTTTTTTTAGCCCAATCATAGACAAATTTACTCTCATGtagacaaattttaaaatataaaattataaataaaattaaaatatcaaattagattGACAAATTTTATAAATGGCATTATATTTAtaagttaataaatatattaattctaacttgtttaaatttttttatcaaactcGTTCGTAGCACCATGTAATTCACTGTTCAAAGTTAACATAAAGTTTTTTATTTCTTGTTCAATAATAAAATATTCCATCACCGACCGCTTGAGAGGTGGTCGGCGAGGTAATGAGTAGTGGTTGCTCGTGACGCGGACACTGTCTCGCTAGGTGACAAGTAACCGCTTCATGTGCGATCGTTTAGTGAGCGGCCACTAGCCCATTACCTTGCTAGACAATGAGCGACTTAAGTCTAGCTTTACGGATATAGGTTACATCTCATACTTTTATTTAACATATACTACTATGATGTCAAATCTACCTTTTTATCCTCTATAAACTTTTATATAAGGATAGTCAATTACTCAATTTTATCCGTTTATTCACAATTCTTGATACTTCAACTCTTAAGGTTTTTAATTTGTATACCCTTGGCTTGATCGAAAGTTAATTGTCTACATTCCTTGAGTTTTATATTTTCTAACTGAAGTTTTATGGAATCTATGGATGAAAGTTAGAGCAATGACCTAGCACTTCTTAGATAGCAGGTAAGATGGATAGTGTTGAACTACTATATAAACCTCGCCTTATATCACTTGAAAAAACTTATAAGACTAATATCATTAGTCTTTTCATATTGATGGAGAATGCAATTTGATCACTATAAATTGACATTGTTAGTCgtgaaagatttcaaaatttatcgACTATTTCTAAATTAagtcaaaaattaattaaaaaaataagtcaAAAACTTATAATTTGATTGGCagatatttttttctcatttattataatttatatattataattatatcgTTTACTTATATATTAattctaatatatttatttaattagtaGGTTGACCTTCTAACTCTTTCTACTTCTACGGTAATAATAAAAcgaatatttttaattatgaaatatgttaAAATAGCTATttgtaataaaataaaaaaagaatttttaagtagATTTTATAATCATCTATATTATATTGAATGAGAGTtaagttgaaaaaaataattactatataatgattaatgaatttgattttaagaataaTCGAACTTTGTTCTACTTTTGaatctattaaatattaaataccttttatctatatttttaaaaaattaataatcatattttatttatattttagaattaattattaattatattcATTATAGTTCTAACAAGCAGATGGATAAAAACAGAACATCATTAAGTCACAACGTCAATACAGAAAGTTCCCTGGATTTGTTTTAAATACCCAAACGTTCACAAGCCTGTTCGTCCTGGTTTATTCTATTGCCAACAACAAAAGTCCTGAAGCTTCTGCTCAGGAAACAAACTCATACTAACAATCAACTAGCTAACAGTCATTAGATGAACGAGCAGGGTTCAAAAAGCAGTATGGCGCAATTTATTCTGAAACTTCAGCTAAGCAAACAAAGAGATAATTCTAAGGATCATCAGCTGATCGAGCAATGACTCTTCGCTGGATAGGAGTCCTACAAGAAGGGCACTCTTTCACGCCcttttgctcatgaagttcgttGCATTGCCTGCAAAAAACTTGGTGGGCACAAGGAAGCAAGACGACGGACACAATTTCAGATAGGCACATCACACATTCCCATTCACGCTTTAATTCAGACCTCGATTCCTTCTCAGAAAGACAATTGTTGGATGATGAACTTTTAACTAATTTAAGCTGTGCAATCTGATTCTTTAGCTGAAGGATATAATTTTTGTATCTCTGCAAATTATTTTCCGCTTCAATTTTTATTGCATTTTCTTGTAATCTTGCCGACATCTCGATCTGCTCCAGCTCCTTTCGTTCAGTCTCGGCCATTTCAAGAGCATCATTCTTCAActtctcttctttcttccaaTTGGACTGCAATAAGTTGCATTAGCATTTAGCAGGAAGAATGAGAGGGGCATTTTTTAGCATGTAATTAAGGATATTGAAACAATAAAATCAAATTTACCTTCATATTATCACGAAGATCCCTGGCTTGCTCCAATTGCTGTTGCAATTTATAAAAGCGACGCTTTTCAGCTGCAAGTTCATCTTTAAACGAGAGCTTTTCTTCTTCAGATGATTGTAACTTTTTGAGGTTCTCCTCCATCCTTCTTGAAGCTTTTTCACAATTCGCTTCCACTTCTGCAGCGTGTAGTTCTACATCTTTCAGTTCCAACCTCAGTTCTTTATTCATTGTTTCCATTGTGCGAACCTTATCTTTAAGACCCATAGCCAGGGCTATGTTTTCTTCCATCTGACGGGCATAGCGCCTTCTAAGCTGTTCCTCCAGACTGGCATTCTTCTTCTGTAGTCTTACTAAGTGAAGCTCCTTCTTGTCCTTGTTCAACCTCTCTGCGGCCTGCATCACCTTTTGCGTACCCCAATCGTTCCACTCTTGCACTTCCTTCTCGAGCCTGCATTTCATTTGAAGCAGCGACTCCAACGAAGCATTTTGTAGAGTGCTCTCGCTGATAACGCTAGGTTCTCTCGAATGCTCTACAGTTTGCTCATTGATTGCAGACAGGAGACTTTCCCAGTCCAATTGTGACTCGATTTGAGATGTACCAGAAGTGCCCGATTGCTCAAGATTCCTAGAACAGTCGCTACCAACATCAAGGTTGAGCTGCATCATCAAGCGCCACAAGACCTCGCCTTTACTGAGCGGCTTGTTTGCTTTGCTGATCACATCATTGATCATTTCTTTCGTTATTCTcgtgttcttcttgaattcgtcAGAAGATGCAAGACCTGCAGATAAGCATTTTTGTCAGGATAATCATGGGATACGAAGGCTAGATCTAATTAAGATTGAATATAAAGTACCCAATAACATCTCCTGAAGCTCTAACTCGGATTCCGGACTCCAATCAGCACCCGGCGATTCCATCTAAGTCGTACGGGGTTTTAAGATTGTACGTAATCTCGAATTGCAATGAGAGAAGTCAAGAACTTACTGTTGCTGCTGCGATTCTAATTTCCTGGATTCAGAGACATAAGAATAGCAACTGTAGCAGTGATTCAATATCAACAACAAGGATAGATAGCCATAAGAATCGAAAAGAACTGGTAATAAGAGTATCATACCTTCCCTTTCGGTGTCAAAGATTGTATATTAACTTTTCCGTTAAAGAAATCTGATTAAAGATTGACAAAATGTGAAAAAGAAAACATGAAAAATGTAAAAGGGAACCAAGATGAGACTCAAACAAACTGATACTAGTGTTAAAAATACTACAAAATTGAAAACAGAAGGATTTTCTTACCGGGGAAACGATCAACAAGGCAGAGACGATCGGAAAGGGAGATAGAAATGGACAGAGACGCACCTAATTGACACCAATGGAAGTGATAGATCGATGGATTTGCAGCTCCAACGGAGAAGAGGTGAAATTGAGGAGGGCTGAATTTCCCAGACTGAGAAGAGGTGGAAGGAGGGCTGAATTGCTCTGGCGGTATATATAGGACGAGATGAAACCAAGAGTAGATATATAACGGCGGACGTGCGCGCTACCATGGTCAAGCGCCTGGATTTAATCAGGCTcattaattcaattttttttttttaatcaatttaacaCTATAACTAGGAAAAAGCCGGAATAATGAAAAAtcttattaacttaaatttattatTCATCCAATTCttaaattcttaaattttaaatcttaaatacatataatatatcatataaatatctaaaaacaaaaaaaaatctggTATACGAAGCTCCCGTCATCTCGAGCTCCTATTCAACATGtaaatatctaaaatttttaatttttaaatactaAGAAGTAAACCTAAACTAtagaaggaaaattttattaaatcaaacttattataataatatactactaaaaaaataatatatatatatatataaaatgaccTCTTCGTTTAAAAAAACAAATAttaaaagagtttcattttttaaatttataaaatcacTTAAGTGTAAGAAATATTCAATATAAAATTTATTCTCTAAAATACCATTTTATATTATCTATTAAAGAGAAGTGAGGTTCTATAATTCTATTTAGGTAAGAAAACCTTTTGGTTAATAATTTGATTTGGGACAGGATGGAGATATTTGAAAAAATAAGTATTCTTTTTTATGGTTTAATAATTTTGTCAAAAAATATTATAACAtaataatttttaacaaaattattacaaattttttaataaaactaTTACATGATGATCCTAGAATGGTAAAATGCTCTCTGATTTGTTCCCATTTCACATTTAATCAAATTTGCATTATCTAGTATTTCAAAACTACAACAATGTTAAATCGAGCgcgcgtgtatatatatatatatatatagagagagagagagagagagagagagagagagagagagagagagagagaatgaaaaaggatgaatttttattttaaaataaaatcttttaaattttagctattttatttaactctattttgaATAAAATATAAAGAATTAAAATATTCTTACAATTATATTTATGCGacaagattttttttaacatcTTTACATAATTAAATAAAAGTATTTTATATAGCAAAATAGTTTTTGAACTTGCAATAATTAATTAGTAGAATTAAGTGGAAAacctttgaaaaaaatatttaaaatgttaTGAATTCAAGACCATTTTTCATATGTATTTTAGAATGCaaataaatcatatttaaatgtcatttttttgaaaacaaaaaaattatattttttatttttgtaatatatatatatatatatatatatatatatatatatatatatatatatatatatagtttagtATTTAAGGTTTAGGGTATATATTTAggttaaagaattttttttttttaaaataacactAAGTGTCATCCCTTTATATATATAGTTGTATAGttgtaattaattattttatttagcaAGTTGTCATGTAACCACCATATTAATTTTAACAAGAGCTAGGCATATGTTAATGTTATATTTGGTGGGGTTTTCGTTTGCTCGGGCTCCTCTCCAAACACCTCTTGCGATGTTGTGACTATCTCCAATTTGGCCAAAGTCTAGTAGCTTACAAAGTAAGGAATGTTAGGGTTGGTCAGCTCTACCGATACGGTCACTCCGGTGCTCAAGTTAGATCTAGATTCAGGAATAGAACTCACGGAtgcaagagagaaaaaaaaagaatcacGACTACAATAATACTCTTTAAGGGCACACATAAACACATTATAACATACTTTTAATGCCATTACCGAAAAACACTTTATAATGCGATGTCATTTTAGGCCTTTTAATATTCCTGATATTTgtataatgtcattataaaatattatactaACTTCAGAAGTGTCTTAATTCTAGAGATATATTGACGATCGAAAATGTTagacaaaaatatttcaaagatatTTATATATgccttattattattgcaagaagGATAAATTTAAATGTCACATAAACTAATTTATATTGACAATTATAAATgtcttatatttttatataaggataataaaatttatcaataatgataatttataaaatcaatttaaaatgacATCTTAACATATCTATAATGACACTATTAAAtgttaattataataatttataaagatattAAATATTAGCATTAATATTTATTcagaatatataattttaatccaTCCACAAGACCACGACATAGAATAGAAAAAAATTACACATTATCATGACCACAATAtagaatagaaaaaaaatgaCATATTATCATAATTCATCCACTGCATGGAATAGAAAAAATTTACACATTATCATAATTCAGCCACTACATGGAATAACAAATGTTGGCGCTCGGAATTTCATTCTGTGTAAAactcctatacaaaaatttgtacaggcacagaacttttcctagcaacctacatgctcgatcaaacatgtgtttgatcaatcaagaaagtCCTTGATTGACTAAAACGCACcatgatcgaagcacaagatcgcttgcCTCTCgtgttggtgttcaggatccatacaaagaaaacataactagttgcgctgcggaataaataactagttgtacctttcttcatagacaaatacctcttgatcttctgctgtattcctctcttcttcttggacgtcgtgtgggcgacgatctaccaagacaaaccacctgaaccttcttttgtttccaagccgcctaccaccaaaagatgcaaagaaaaagggtacctcctcctccttcttctcctccaaaccgcctacCACCTAGAGTggttcttctctttttcttcttctcctcctccaagctccagccACCAAGGGGccctagagggaggaaagggaggaagagatAAGAAAGTGGGGTGCCGgccctaggaggaagagaggaggtgggcgccgaccctaggggaaaagaaaagagagaaaagaagagatgaggtgccggccacaagcaagggaaaacaaCTCAAGAGAGATTAGGTTTTGGTGGCATGACCtcttccctttttataaccttcggcaccagataaaagaggataaatattaacagaatttttgtttagaaaatatttctagaa is drawn from Zingiber officinale cultivar Zhangliang chromosome 1B, Zo_v1.1, whole genome shotgun sequence and contains these coding sequences:
- the LOC122036983 gene encoding putative E3 ubiquitin-protein ligase RF298 → MESPGADWSPESELELQEMLLGLASSDEFKKNTRITKEMINDVISKANKPLSKGEVLWRLMMQLNLDVGSDCSRNLEQSGTSGTSQIESQLDWESLLSAINEQTVEHSREPSVISESTLQNASLESLLQMKCRLEKEVQEWNDWGTQKVMQAAERLNKDKKELHLVRLQKKNASLEEQLRRRYARQMEENIALAMGLKDKVRTMETMNKELRLELKDVELHAAEVEANCEKASRRMEENLKKLQSSEEEKLSFKDELAAEKRRFYKLQQQLEQARDLRDNMKSNWKKEEKLKNDALEMAETERKELEQIEMSARLQENAIKIEAENNLQRYKNYILQLKNQIAQLKLVKSSSSNNCLSEKESRSELKREWECVMCLSEIVSVVLLPCAHQVFCRQCNELHEQKGVKECPSCRTPIQRRVIARSADDP